The following are encoded together in the Tripterygium wilfordii isolate XIE 37 chromosome 18, ASM1340144v1, whole genome shotgun sequence genome:
- the LOC119984256 gene encoding uncharacterized protein LOC119984256 yields the protein MMTRRNSDDIDAAASFTNFLFELFEDGNDSNDSCQSSDSYDDFDEEDEIDPNIVEEDKDFWEDQYQLLHATLYRTTAFESRIRQATKDAVKELNLVGVQCICRNPVAGSCRNCLRKEVSVRLQDLGFNCAIYKSKWRRSMEIPSGEHRYLEVIDKSSSKKGEVRVVIELNFRAEFEMARASNNYNQLLNQLPEIFVGKAERLGALIKILCGAAKRCMKEKNMHLGPWRKHKYMQAKWFGTCEQTTPGPLLVLGYSTGPVRKPRASMLIFD from the exons ATGATGACGAGGCGGAATTCCGATGATATCGACGCAGCAGCTAGTTTCACCAACTTTTTATTTGAGCTCTTCGAAGATGGCAATGATTCAAATGATTCTTGTCAGTCCAGTGACTCTTACGATGATTTTGATGAGGAGGACGAGATTGATCCTAATATTGTTGAAGAAGATAAAGACTTTTGGGAAGATCAATATCAACTTCTTCAT GCAACTTTGTACAGGACTACTGCTTTTGAATCAAGAATTCGTCAAGCTACGAAAGATGCTGTGAAGGAATTGAACTTGGTTGGCGTACAATGTATTTGCAGAAATCCGGTGGCCGGAAGTTGCCGGAATTGCTTACGAAAGGAAGTATCGGTTCGGCTTCAGGATTTGGGTTTCAATTGTGCTATTTACAAGTCCAAATGGAGGAGGTCAATGGAGATACCATCAG GTGAACACAGGTACTTGGAAGTAATAGACAAATCAAGCTCCAAGAAAGGTGAAGTAAGGGTGGTGATAGAGTTGAATTTTCGAGCCGAATTCGAGATGGCAAGAGCAAGCAACAACTACAATCAGTTGCTCAACCAGCTACCCGAAATATTTGTTGGCAAGGCAGAGAGACTAGGAGCCTTGATCAAGATATTGTGTGGAGCAGCCAAGAGGTGCATGAAAGAGAAGAATATGCATTTGGGCCCATGGAGAAAGCACAAATACATGCAAGCTAAATGGTTTGGCACTTGTGAGCAAACAACACCCGGTCCGTTACTTGTTTTGGGCTACTCGACAGGCCCAGTCCGAAAGCCCAGAGCATCCATGCTCATCTTTGATTAA
- the LOC119984255 gene encoding probable L-type lectin-domain containing receptor kinase VII.2 — MSQHTLYLLFIAILLLLSPATPIEFVYNTDFNSTNLLTYGSATIQSSILALTNDTTMTIGRALYPLKIPTKQPDSSTPIPFSTSFIFSIAPYKNLLRGHGFAFVVVPSTGISGVTTGQFLGLFNLTNNGNSSNHVFAVEFDLFKNEEYNDTDANHVGVDENSLTSSASHTAGFWTGENDSQFKELTLNNGVNYQVWIDCEDSRINVTMAKAGDIRPARPLISTFLNLSGIFLDEMYVGFSGATGQLVQSHKILAWSFSNSNFSIGDALVTMNLPSFVLPKESVFRSKGFIVGVSLGCLFCIGSIGSVYLLILRRREMKRKQKEDIEDWELEYWPHRIDSQEIYAATKGFSEENVIGIGGNGKVYKGVMTGEIEVAVKRIPLQEEGSVRTFLPEISILGRLKHRNLVGIRGWCKRDKGSLALVYDYMENGSLDKRIFGSDESSTLSWNERIKVLKDVASGLLYLHQGWQAVVLHRDIKASNVLLDKDMNARLGDFGLARLLDLDQSTTSTRVIGTVGYMAPEMVRTGRASAKTDVFGFGVLVLEVVCGRRPIEDGKPSLIDWLWRLMERGELVSALDDRIKGKGGYSEQEVERVLGLGLLCSHWDTNLRPKMRQVVKILEGPSEGIDLESEGMEVNLLDRMRTSSIMVSRHPTFDEFGRLISSSGSLTISDLMEGR, encoded by the coding sequence ATGTCTCAACACACTCTGTATCTTCTCTTCATAGCTATACTCCTCCTCCTGAGCCCAGCAACACCGATTGAGTTCGTCTACAACACGGATTTCAACTCCACGAACCTACTCACCTATGGCAGTGCCACAATCCAATCTTCAATCCTCGCTCTCACAAATGACACCACCATGACGATAGGGCGTGCTTTATACCCTTTAAAGATTCCTACAAAGCAACCGGATTCGTCAACACCGATTCCATTCTCCACCTCCTTTATTTTCTCCATTGCTCCTTATAAGAATCTCCTCCGCGGCCATGGGTTCGCCTTTGTAGTCGTGCCTTCTACGGGCATATCAGGAGTAACCACAGGTCAGTTTCTTGGCCTTTTCAACTtgaccaataatggaaattccAGTAACCATGTTTTTGCTGTTGAGTTCGATCTTTTCAAGAACGAAGAGTACAACGACACAGACGCTAACCATGTGGGTGTTGATGAGAATTCTCTTACATCTTCTGCATCACATACAGCTGGGTTTTGGACAGGTGAAAATGATAGTCAGTTCAAGGAATTGACGCTAAACAATGGAGTGAACTATCAAGTTTGGATTGATTGTGAGGATTCAAGAATCAATGTCACCATGGCCAAGGCAGGGGATATAAGGCCTGCAAGGCCTTTGATAAGTACTTTTCTCAATCTCTCTGGGATTTTTCTAGATGAAATGTATGTGGGATTTTCTGGGGCGACAGGACAGTTGGTTCAAAGTCACAAGATATTAGCTTGGAGTTTCAGTAATTCCAATTTCTCAATTGGGGATGCTCTGGTTACCATGAATTTGCCTTCCTTTGTGCTTCCAAAGGAATCGGTTTTTCGATCAAAAGGATTCATAGTTGGTGTTAGCTTAGGTTGTTTGTTCTGTATTGGAAGTATTGGATCAGTATATCTGCTCATACTCAGAAGGAGAGAAATGAAAAGGAAGCAAAAAGAAGACATAGAGGATTGGGAATTGGAATATTGGCCTCACCGGATTGATTCTCAAGAGATATATGCAGCAACAAAGGGGTTCTCAGAAGAAAATGTGATTGGAATTGGAGGCAATGGCAAGGTCTATAAAGGGGTAATGACAGGAGAAATAGAAGTAGCAGTGAAGAGAATTCCTCTTCAAGAAGAAGGCAGTGTCCGGACGTTTTTGCCAGAGATTTCCATCTTAGGAAGATTGAAGCATCGGAACTTGGTGGGTATTCGTGGATGGTGTAAAAGAGATAAAGGAAGCTTGGCTTTGGTGTATGATTACATGGAAAATGGTAGTTTAGACAAGAGAATTTTTGGGTCTGATGAGAGTTCAACGTTGAGTTGGAATGAAAGAATCAAAGTTCTGAAAGATGTTGCTTCTGGTCTTCTCTATTTACATCAAGGCTGGCAAGCGGTAGTCTTGCACAGAGACATTAAAGCCAGCAACGTCTTGCTTGACAAAGACATGAATGCAAGGTTGGGCGATTTCGGTTTGGCTCGTCTGCTTGATCTCGATCAATCAACTACCTCCACAAGAGTGATTGGGACAGTAGGTTACATGGCGCCGGAGATGGTTAGGACCGGACGTGCCTCGGCTAAGACTGATGTCTTTGGTTTTGGTGTATTAGTCCTAGAGGTAGTATGTGGTCGGAGACCGATTGAAGACGGTAAACCGAGCTTAATCGACTGGTTATGGAGGTTAATGGAAAGAGGAGAACTAGTCTCTGCATTGGATGATAGGATAAAAGGTAAGGGTGGATATAGTGAACAGGAAGTAGAGAGGGTGTTGGGTTTGGGGTTGCTGTGCTCTCATTGGGACACTAATTTGAGGCCAAAAATGAGGCAGGTTGTGAAGATTTTGGAAGGGCCAAGTGAAGGGATTGATCTTGAAAGTGAAGGAATGGAGGTCAATTTGCTTGATAGAATGAGGACAAGTTCAATAATGGTGTCTAGGCACCCAACATTTGATGAATTTGGGAGGCTTATCTCCTCTTCTGGGTCGCTCACTATTTCTGATCTTATGGAAGGTCgttga
- the LOC119984257 gene encoding uncharacterized protein LOC119984257 — MEREEEDTTPKSREPPPPPPSYSLLLRIMSKRRTWVCLFVLVYAIILSSSWNFVKSILSWYKLQAQPSSSSSGWPALYASMLLGGVFGLLSMIAALALTVPATLVIWITVVVLLAFFGKPRKVLVVEGRKITREIFGFVLKILLKEGNIVAAVCVILGYFALFRKTSEGVS; from the coding sequence ATGGAGCGGGAAGAAGAGGACACAACACCAAAATCAAgagaaccaccaccaccaccaccatcatacAGCTTACTTTTAAGAATTATGAGCAAAAGGAGGACATGGGTATGTTTGTTTGTGCTTGTATATGCCATAATCTTATCATCTTCATGGAATTTTGTCAAATCCATACTTTCTTGGTACAAACTACAAGCCCAAccatcctcatcttcatctgGGTGGCCTGCTCTCTATGCATCAATGCTTCTTGGAGGAGTTTTTGGTCTGCTATCCATGATTGCTGCCCTAGCTCTCACAGTCCCAGCCACCCTGGTCATCTGGATCACAGTTGTAGTTCTTTTGGCCTTCTTTGGGAAACCCAGAAAGGTTCTGGTGGTTGAAGGAAGGAAGATCACAAGGGAgatttttgggtttgttttgaAGATTTTGTTGAAGGAAGGGAATATTGTGGCTgctgtttgtgtaattttagGGTATTTTGCTCTTTTTAGAAAGACTAGTGAAGGTGTTTCATAG
- the LOC119983948 gene encoding probable F-box protein At4g22165 isoform X2 has protein sequence MADWSELPPDLLLIISRKLINVPDDHYRLSCVCRSWSHVVLDYLNKCILPYSPCLMVPGINCNITCKFRRLLSFPVGKDITKEGERLPQIPVPHIDLCRGSYEGWLVMIKNNLDMYLLNPFSDRRIDLPSVTTLQQPSDGEDRLSKWDVYKAILSKNPSDASNCFVMVLFDGLAFCKLGDKVWTSIHHQRQTWEGYMDALYFKGNFYIVSSNSVTYICDVRASPQPSMTKIEVEQCLLCSFFLVESRGELWKIYCGTGYDSSEDEEGFPEDLHTEDHVINQAEQSVGYSGRIKAKLD, from the exons ATGGCAGACTGGAGTGAACTTCCGCCAGATCTCTTATTGATAATCTCAAGAAAGCTGATCAATGTTCCTGATGATCACTATCGTCTTAGTTGTGTGTGCAGATCATGGAGCCATGTTGTGTTAGATTACCTCAACAAATGCATCCTTCCTTATTCTCCTTGTCTAATGGTTCCAGGCATCAACTGTAATATAACCTGCAAATTCCGTCGCCTGCTGAGCTTCCCGGTTGGCAAGGATATCACTAAAGAAGGGGAGCGTTTGCCCCAAATTCCGGTGCCTCACATAGATCTATGTCGTGGATCCTACGAGGGATGGCTTGTGATGATAAAAAACAACTTGGACATGTACTTGTTGAATCCGTTTTCTGACCGTCGCATAGATCTTCCTTCTGTAACTACCCTGCAGCAGCCTTCCGATGGAGAGGACCGCCTGTCTAAGTGGGACGTGTACAAAGCAATATTATCAAAAAATCCTAGTGACGCCTCGAATTGCTTTGTCATGGTTCTCTTTGACGGATTGGCTTTTTGCAAGCTTGGTGACAAAGTTTGGACATCTATTCACCATCAACGTCAAACGTGGGAGGGTTATATGGATGCCTTGTATTTCAAGGGAAACTTCTACATTGTATCATCCAATTCAGTGACTTATATTTGTGACGTTCGTGCTTCTCCTCAACCATCAATGACGAAGATAGAAGTGGAGCAATGTTTACTTTGTAGTTTCTTTTTGGTGGAATCAAGAGGAGAATTATGGAAAATATATTGTGGTACCGGATATGATTCCAGTGAGGATGAGGAAGGATTTCCTGAAGATCTCCATACAGAAGATCATGTGATCAACCAAGCAGAACAATCTG TTGGATACAGTGGGCGGATCAAAGCCAAGTTGGATTGA
- the LOC119984703 gene encoding probable E3 ubiquitin-protein ligase RHB1A yields MSRGNIDWNYRTLRHTRPRNVPFQAITTQDSSERIHDPWRPNEERMVTRPVGFSGYPVQTQSPVPIIIPAPLPMQRNLPVSTQEVVDSSRLSNDEQHEPVMKNLKKEIYDPIGKKLSERICLYYRDRAKLINQAKNKDLDEEGKRCAICLEDFEPKEQVIVTPCNHIYHEDCIVPWIKTQGKCPVCRYKIGEGSQGSETRPPEDVIAGDFLTMLRAMEEAFVLGTTTH; encoded by the exons ATGAGCCGTGGCAATATTGATTGGAATTATCGCACTCTGCGACATACACGTCCCCGGAATGTTCCCTTTCAAGCCATCACCACCCAA GATTCAAGCGAACGTATACACGATCCATGGCGTCCCAATGAAGAGAGAATGGTAACAAGACCTGTTGGTTTTTCTGG ATATCCAGTGCAAACACAGTCTCCGGTGCCGATTATAATCCCAGCGCCACTTCCAATGCAGAGAAACCTGCCAGTTTCCACGCAAGAAGTAGTTGACTCCTCCAGATTGTCCAACGACGAGCAACACGAGCCAGTAATGAAGAACCTCAAGAAAGAAATCTACGACCCAATAGGAAAGAAACTATCAGAAAGAATCTGTTTGTACTACAGAGACAGAGCCAAATTGATTAACCAGGCGAAGAACAAGGACTTGGATGAGGAGGGCAAAAGATGTGCAATTTGCTTGGAAGACTTTGAGCCTAAAGAGCAAGTTATTGTCACTCCTTGTAATCATATCTACCATGAAGACTGTATTGTTCCATGGATAAAAACCCAGGGCAAGTGCCCTGTTTGTCGATATAAGATCGGAGAAGGATCTCAAGGAAGTGAAACTAGGCCGCCTGAGGATGTGATTGCCGGAGACTTTCTGACAATGTTAAGGGCCATGGAAGAGGCTTTTGTGTTAGGCACTACAACCCACTAA
- the LOC119983948 gene encoding probable F-box protein At4g22165 isoform X1: protein MADWSELPPDLLLIISRKLINVPDDHYRLSCVCRSWSHVVLDYLNKCILPYSPCLMVPGINCNITCKFRRLLSFPVGKDITKEGERLPQIPVPHIDLCRGSYEGWLVMIKNNLDMYLLNPFSDRRIDLPSVTTLQQPSDGEDRLSKWDVYKAILSKNPSDASNCFVMVLFDGLAFCKLGDKVWTSIHHQRQTWEGYMDALYFKGNFYIVSSNSVTYICDVRASPQPSMTKIEVEQCLLCSFFLVESRGELWKIYCGTGYDSSEDEEGFPEDLHTEDHVINQAEQSGNGDLNCFDKYDLVDHNHYFSSSLKTKYFYVWKLDTVGGSKPSWIDVENLDGVALFLGLNQSFSLSDPRIFGYQENRIYYTDSSRGLHKRGWPSGYDTGIFNFRDDTIESLYKTDSKSVKPPAIWVTPKAW, encoded by the coding sequence ATGGCAGACTGGAGTGAACTTCCGCCAGATCTCTTATTGATAATCTCAAGAAAGCTGATCAATGTTCCTGATGATCACTATCGTCTTAGTTGTGTGTGCAGATCATGGAGCCATGTTGTGTTAGATTACCTCAACAAATGCATCCTTCCTTATTCTCCTTGTCTAATGGTTCCAGGCATCAACTGTAATATAACCTGCAAATTCCGTCGCCTGCTGAGCTTCCCGGTTGGCAAGGATATCACTAAAGAAGGGGAGCGTTTGCCCCAAATTCCGGTGCCTCACATAGATCTATGTCGTGGATCCTACGAGGGATGGCTTGTGATGATAAAAAACAACTTGGACATGTACTTGTTGAATCCGTTTTCTGACCGTCGCATAGATCTTCCTTCTGTAACTACCCTGCAGCAGCCTTCCGATGGAGAGGACCGCCTGTCTAAGTGGGACGTGTACAAAGCAATATTATCAAAAAATCCTAGTGACGCCTCGAATTGCTTTGTCATGGTTCTCTTTGACGGATTGGCTTTTTGCAAGCTTGGTGACAAAGTTTGGACATCTATTCACCATCAACGTCAAACGTGGGAGGGTTATATGGATGCCTTGTATTTCAAGGGAAACTTCTACATTGTATCATCCAATTCAGTGACTTATATTTGTGACGTTCGTGCTTCTCCTCAACCATCAATGACGAAGATAGAAGTGGAGCAATGTTTACTTTGTAGTTTCTTTTTGGTGGAATCAAGAGGAGAATTATGGAAAATATATTGTGGTACCGGATATGATTCCAGTGAGGATGAGGAAGGATTTCCTGAAGATCTCCATACAGAAGATCATGTGATCAACCAAGCAGAACAATCTGGTAATGGTGACCTGAATTGTTTTGATAAGTACGATTTGGTCGATCATAATCATTATTTTTCGTCTtcattaaaaacaaaatatttttatgtatGGAAGTTGGATACAGTGGGCGGATCAAAGCCAAGTTGGATTGACGTCGAGAATTTAGATGGAGTGGCATTGTTTTTGGGTTTGAATCAGTCTTTTTCCCTCTCGGATCCTCGCATTTTTGGGTATCAAGAAAACCGGATATATTATACAGATAGTTCTCGTGGGTTACACAAACGTGGATGGCCTTCAGGTTATGACACCGGCATTTTCAACTTCAGGGATGATACTATTGAGTCACTTTACAAAACAGATTCCAAATCTGTGAAGCCACCAGCTATTTGGGTTACCCCCAAGGCATGGTAA
- the LOC119984258 gene encoding uncharacterized protein LOC119984258: protein MGLSMFFIICILHSTIAITCGSLIMFFLQEIYVLGHGVETAQKLSGSTPHDQMLIQISNSFGGLLLFAVGFLLFMVAFVKDREFQSFFAKGCVLLHASMACWRVYFERRLEDLAWDWPRQMVGDFLLGLSWVFFLLHSWREKYD, encoded by the coding sequence ATGGGCTTATCTATGTTTTTCATAATCTGCATTCTCCATTCAACAATTGCAATAACATGTGGGTCCTTGATAATGTTCTTTCTTCAAGAGATATATGTACTTGGTCATGGTGTTGAAACAGCTCAAAAGCTTTCTGGATCAACTCCACACGATCAAATGTTGATCCAGATTTCAAATTCGTTTGGTGGGTTACTTCTGTTTGCAGTAGGGTTTCTACTGTTCATGGTTGCCTTCGTGAAGGACAGAGAGTTTCAGAGCTTCTTCGCTAAGGGATGTGTGCTTCTTCATGCTTCAATGGCTTGTTGGAGGGTTTATTTTGAGAGGAGGCTTGAGGATTTGGCTTGGGATTGGCCAAGGCAGATGGTTGGGGATTTTCTGCTAGGACTTTCTTGGGTGTTCTTCCTACTGCACAGTTGGAGAGAAAAATATGATTAG